Part of the Patescibacteria group bacterium genome, CTAAGTAGAATCATACATACCTTCATTACACTTCCGGGCATACTTCTATCTTTGCTTCTCATTTTTACACCACTGTTTATTGATCATATTACCGGCGATGGAAAAAGTGCAGTGTTTGGTCCGATTTACCATGTCTTTAACGTGTATTTTATAATTTACTGGATTATTGGAGCGACATTCTTCATCAAAAAATATCGAATCGCGGACGGCTTGCATCGTTGGCAGCTTAAAATGATTTTCTGGGCAATGATATTTTCGTTAGTTGCCGGAATTATTACTAATCTAATACTGCCGTGGGTTTTCGATATTTGGACGTTTGGTTGGGTGGGGCCCATGTTTTCAATAATATATTTTGGTTTCACGGCATATATATTATTTAAAAAAGACGTGGCATAATGCAGATACACGGATACATCTTATTGGGGGTTATCATACTTGAAGCATTGCTCGGTAGATATGTTTACTATCGGGATAGAAAGAATCCAGTCAATATTGCGTTTTCACTGCTAGTGTTAT contains:
- a CDS encoding histidine kinase N-terminal 7TM domain-containing protein, whose protein sequence is MAIQNYILIVESALLLVLSLYVLLRNPGNAINRSFAVFTFGASVWVFSNATDYVAVSTFLLKLTYIGAILIAAGLLYFSIYFPFQQLRLSRIIHTFITLPGILLSLLLIFTPLFIDHITGDGKSAVFGPIYHVFNVYFIIYWIIGATFFIKKYRIADGLHRWQLKMIFWAMIFSLVAGIITNLILPWVFDIWTFGWVGPMFSIIYFGFTAYILFKKDVA